A window of Rhizobium sp. CC-YZS058 genomic DNA:
AAGATGAGTGCTTCGGCGCCGGCCGTGAACGACTTCATCCGTTCGAACAATCTGAAGGGCGCGCGCGTCGAGATCTGGGTTCAACTTCTCAGCCCGCAATCGCGCGTGCCCGTCGGCATGCCGGAGCTCGCGTGGCTTGGCATCATCGACGGCGCGCCGATCGATGAAGGCGACGACGGGGTAATGGTGTCGCTCACCGTGGTGAACGAGGCGATGGTGATGCTGACCAGGTCAAACCCGGCAAAGTCCAGCCACGAAGAAGGAAAGAAGCGCTTGTTGCCGGACGGCCGGCCGGACGATTTTTCCATTTATGCCGGCTCCGTGAAGCAATGGCGAGAACCATGGGGTGAGGACTGATGATCACCCTGAAGCGCAAGGACCAGTGGCTCTCCGCTTATCACGACGAGCTCGAACTGATCCGTCGCACACCATTCTCCTGGAAGGAGCATGAGTGCGCGTCGGGCCTCGCCGCCCGCGTCGTCACGGCCGTGACCGGGGTCGATCTCGCTCTGCCCTATGCCGGCCGCTACCAAGACGCGGTCTCGGCTTACCGAACGCTCCGCTCGACCGGCTTTGCAGATCTCGCCGACTTCGCCGCATCGGTTCTGCCGGAATACGATCATCCGGTCGACGCGCACATTGCCGACATCGCCGCCATCCCGACCCATACCCCGTTTCGCCACGTGCTGGGCGTCTTCAACGGCGAGCGCATCTGGGTGCTGACCGAAGGCGGTCTCGGCTCAGTCGATCGCGCGGCGGCCGTGCGCGCCTTCAAGGTGGGCTGAGATGAACCGGACGTTCGCTCTATGCACAACCGCCCTGACAGCGCTGCTTCTCACGCCGGCTGCTGCCCATGCCGATCCGATCAGCGGCATCATCAGCGTGTTCTCGGCCATCGCCGGTGGCGCGACGCTTGGCCAGGTCGCTCTCAGCCTCGCGATCTCAGTCGGAAGCTCGCTGCTCCAGATGGCGCTCACCGACACGCCGCAACAGAAGCCGGTGGGCGTCGAGCTGCAGGTCAAGGTTGGGGACGACCAGCCGCAATCGACCACGATGGGCACCTTCGCCACACGCGGCAAGCTGAAGTACTCCGGCTCCTACGGCGACCTCGACGGCGTGCCGAACTCGCATGTCAGCGAGGTTTACGAGCTTGGAAACATTCCTGGTGTCGGCCTGAAGCGCGTCCACATCAACGGCGAGCCCTGCACGATCCTGTGGAACGAGATGTCGAGCCGTGGTGCTCCAATCATGGAGTATCGCGAGGGCGGCAAGGACTATGCCTGGGTGCGGTTCTACGATGGCAGCCAGACGACGGCCGACCCATATCTGCGCTCGAAGCTCGGCACGGACAAGCAGCGCCCTTACCTCGCAACCATGGTCGGGATCGGCACGCCCTACGCCGTGATGTCCTACCGCTACAATCGCGACAAATGGTACGGCCAGCCGAAAGCGATTTTTGAGCTCGACCCACTGCCCCTCTACGATGTCCGCCGCGACAGTTCGGTCGGCGGCAATGGGTCGCATCGATGGGGCAACAAGGCCACCTACGAGCCGAGCAACAATCTCGCTCTGATGGCTTACAACCTGATCCGCGGCCTGACCTACAAGG
This region includes:
- a CDS encoding DUF6950 family protein — its product is MITLKRKDQWLSAYHDELELIRRTPFSWKEHECASGLAARVVTAVTGVDLALPYAGRYQDAVSAYRTLRSTGFADLADFAASVLPEYDHPVDAHIADIAAIPTHTPFRHVLGVFNGERIWVLTEGGLGSVDRAAAVRAFKVG